The Streptomyces sp. NBC_00775 genome includes the window GGTGCGCTTCACGATCTCGATGTCGCCCTCCGCCGCGAGCCCTGCGGCGAATCCGCTGCCGGACGGCTGCTCGGCGACTTTGGGCCGCTCGACCCGGATGAGGACGACCAGCGCGCCCGCCTTCCGGAAGGCCACCGCCAACCCCTCGGCCGTGGAGAGGACTTCGGTGCCTTTACGGGGTTCCAGGGGCAGCGCGACGATGCGGTCCATCAGGTCGACGAGTACGAGGGCCGTGCGCGCGGGGTCGAGGGCGGGCCGGGATTCGGCTTCGGGTGCGGTCATGACGGAACGTTAGCTCGCGTCAGCCGTCCGTACCGGAAATCCGGATCAACAAGCCCATGAACTGCTCACGTTCGGCGGCCGAGAGCGGGGCCAACAGGACGTCGTTCGCCTCACGGCCCGCCCTCTCGCAGCGCTTGAGCTTCCGGGCACCCTCCTCGGTGATCGACACCGCGTTCTTGCGGCGGTCCCCCGGGTCCGGTTCGCGGACGACCAGACCCGCGGCCTGAAGGTCGTTGAGGACGCCGACGAGATCCTTCGGGTCGAGCTGAATGCAGCGGCCCAGCTCGGCCTGGGCGACGGGACCGAGGTCGGAGACGGCGGAGAGGGCCACGTGGTGCCACATCTTCATGCCCTCGGCGGCCAGGGCCTCGGCGACAAGGGCGCGACCGCGGGCGGCGGCGCGGCCGAGGAGCCAGCTGGGGAGAGCGCGGATCGCGGACAGGGGGGCGGACATGCCGCCAGGGTAGCGAATAACCGTTGGACTTCCCAACGAATCTCCGGATACCGTTGGGACTCCCAACGGTTTTCGACACCCCTGGAGGTGCGATGCGTCGCGTCCGCTATGAGCACACCGGCGGCCCGCTGTTCCTGGAAGACGTCCCCGTGCCCACCGCCGGGCCCGGCGAACTGCTGGTCCGCGCCGAGGCGATCGGCGTGACCCTCCCCGTCGTACGCAAGGTGACCGAGGCGGCCGAGCCGATCCCGCTCGGCGGCGAGATCGCCGGGGAGGTCGTCGCCGCGGGCGAGGGCGTCACCCGCTTCCGGGCGGGCGACCGTGTCACCGGGCTCTGCTTCGGGCACGGGTACGCCGACTACGCGCTCCTGCACGAGGCCATGGCCACGCCCATCCCCGGGAGCGCGAGCGCCGTCGACGCCGTCGCCCTCGTCCGCAGCGGGCTGGTCGCGCTCGGCGCCCTGGAAGCGGCGCGCCCCGTCCGCGGTGAGTCGGCGCTCGTCACGGCGGCGGCCTGCGGGGTAGGCCACCTCGCCGTCCAACTCGCCCGGCTGCGGGGCGCGTCGCGTGTCGTCGGCGCGGTGTCCGCCCCCGGGAAGGCGGAGTTCGTACGCGGACTCGGCGCCGACGAGGTGATCACGTACGACAGTGACGACTGGGGCACCCCCGTCGACTACGTCCTCGACGCGGTCGGCGGCGACCTGCTCACCCCGGCCGTCGCCGCGCTGACGCCGGGCGGGAGGCTTGTCGCGTACAGCTCGGGCGG containing:
- a CDS encoding isochorismatase family protein — encoded protein: MTAPEAESRPALDPARTALVLVDLMDRIVALPLEPRKGTEVLSTAEGLAVAFRKAGALVVLIRVERPKVAEQPSGSGFAAGLAAEGDIEIVKRTIGGFQGTGLDERLREHGVTTLVFGGIATNLGVESTARAAGDLGYDLVFAEDAMAAFTAAEHDASVRLDFPRLGTVVTAAQVHFGVR
- a CDS encoding MarR family winged helix-turn-helix transcriptional regulator, with translation MSAPLSAIRALPSWLLGRAAARGRALVAEALAAEGMKMWHHVALSAVSDLGPVAQAELGRCIQLDPKDLVGVLNDLQAAGLVVREPDPGDRRKNAVSITEEGARKLKRCERAGREANDVLLAPLSAAEREQFMGLLIRISGTDG
- a CDS encoding quinone oxidoreductase family protein; this translates as MRRVRYEHTGGPLFLEDVPVPTAGPGELLVRAEAIGVTLPVVRKVTEAAEPIPLGGEIAGEVVAAGEGVTRFRAGDRVTGLCFGHGYADYALLHEAMATPIPGSASAVDAVALVRSGLVALGALEAARPVRGESALVTAAACGVGHLAVQLARLRGASRVVGAVSAPGKAEFVRGLGADEVITYDSDDWGTPVDYVLDAVGGDLLTPAVAALTPGGRLVAYSSGGGSVRAYDLLVGAKSVIGFQMARIARGEPELYERWRQELWRLFTDGALKPAVHGEFALEDAAKAHDAIESRGNLGKVVLSP